The Micromonospora sp. Llam0 genome contains a region encoding:
- a CDS encoding S1 family peptidase — MRISHTTSRATRLLAVAVGVVTAGALALPSAGAAAPVVYTASELAQVSDLVEASGVEGIAWHVDSASGRVVVTADSSVSRAEIAKIRLTARGKAGAIRVERTPGVFTRLVSSGDPIYGSGGRCSLGFNAVRGSTYYFLTAGHCGEVVSTWYSNSAQTNLIGPTIDYSFPGDDYALVRYDNPAQSHPGGFSVGDAFVGQSVTRTGSTTGTHSGTVTALNARVRYLGSGVVRGLIRTNVCAEPGDSGGPLYSGSTALGLTSGGSGNCRTGGTTFYQPVREAVDEYDVTIY; from the coding sequence GTGCGGATCAGCCACACGACCAGCCGGGCCACCCGGCTGCTCGCCGTCGCCGTCGGCGTGGTCACCGCCGGCGCGCTCGCCCTACCATCCGCCGGGGCCGCCGCCCCAGTGGTCTACACCGCCAGCGAACTCGCCCAGGTCAGCGACCTGGTGGAAGCCTCCGGCGTCGAAGGGATCGCCTGGCACGTCGACAGCGCCTCCGGCCGCGTCGTGGTGACCGCCGACAGCAGCGTCTCCCGCGCCGAGATCGCCAAGATCCGGCTGACCGCACGCGGCAAGGCCGGCGCGATCCGGGTGGAGCGTACGCCCGGTGTCTTCACCCGGCTGGTCTCCTCCGGCGACCCGATCTACGGCAGCGGCGGCCGGTGCTCGCTCGGCTTCAACGCCGTCCGCGGCAGCACCTACTACTTCCTCACCGCCGGGCACTGCGGTGAGGTGGTCAGCACCTGGTACAGCAACTCCGCGCAGACCAACCTGATCGGCCCGACCATCGACTACAGCTTCCCGGGCGACGACTACGCGCTGGTCCGCTACGACAACCCGGCGCAGAGCCACCCGGGTGGTTTCAGCGTCGGCGACGCCTTCGTCGGGCAGTCGGTGACCCGCACCGGTTCGACGACCGGCACCCACAGCGGTACGGTCACCGCGCTCAACGCCCGGGTCCGCTACCTGGGCAGCGGAGTAGTCCGCGGTCTGATCCGGACCAACGTCTGCGCCGAGCCGGGCGACTCCGGCGGCCCGCTCTACTCCGGGTCGACCGCGCTGGGCCTCACCTCGGGCGGCAGCGGCAACTGCCGGACCGGCGGCACGACCTTCTACCAGCCGGTCCGCGAGGCGGTCGACGAGTACGACGTGACGATCTACTGA
- a CDS encoding NAD(P)/FAD-dependent oxidoreductase — protein MNEADGTNAIVIGAGIAGLIAARVLSDHVDRVTVLERDRLPDEAVPRRGVPQGRHGHLLLAAGRRLLDGWFPGLTGELAAAGAVPLHGADLVRHQGGGYRARPDLGFLAMSASRPLLEDTVRRCLLRQRRNVTVVDQTAVDGLVVATDRIAGTRVDGVEHRADLVVACTGRNTHFLDQLAELGFPAPEVAAVRVDAAYASQLVRRGPDDLDGALAVVVDDRAGGHRTGTMVPVEGDRWLITIGSRHGEVPPSDPTEFETFARELPSPTIADVLTKAEALSPVLTHRIATDQRRQVERLRRAPAGFLVLGDAICSLNPIHAQGMTSAALQALALDRALRRYGPTSPRLPGAFYRRAGRAVDVLWRTAVGADFADPRTTGRRPVGTGLVNRYRNLVSRACHTSPVVARQALLVQHLLARPVSLATPAMMLRVLLATRRRPGHPTSAGPVAGEHTLRRPARSRVDR, from the coding sequence ATGAACGAAGCAGACGGCACCAACGCGATCGTGATCGGGGCGGGGATCGCAGGCCTGATCGCCGCCCGGGTGCTGAGCGACCACGTCGATCGGGTGACGGTCCTGGAACGGGACCGGCTGCCCGACGAGGCAGTGCCGCGCCGGGGCGTCCCGCAGGGCCGCCACGGCCACCTGCTGCTGGCGGCCGGTCGACGGCTCCTGGACGGCTGGTTCCCCGGGCTGACCGGGGAACTGGCCGCCGCCGGTGCCGTCCCGCTGCACGGCGCGGACCTGGTGCGGCATCAGGGCGGCGGCTACCGGGCCCGCCCCGACCTCGGCTTCCTCGCCATGTCGGCGAGCCGGCCGCTGCTGGAGGACACCGTCCGCCGGTGCCTGCTGCGGCAGCGGCGCAACGTCACCGTCGTCGACCAGACCGCGGTCGACGGCTTGGTGGTCGCGACCGACCGGATCGCCGGTACCCGGGTGGACGGGGTCGAGCACCGGGCCGACCTGGTCGTCGCCTGCACCGGTCGCAACACCCACTTTCTGGACCAGCTGGCCGAGTTGGGCTTCCCGGCACCGGAGGTCGCGGCGGTCCGAGTCGACGCGGCGTACGCGTCGCAACTGGTCCGGCGGGGTCCGGACGACCTCGACGGTGCCCTTGCGGTCGTGGTCGACGACCGGGCCGGCGGCCACCGGACCGGCACCATGGTGCCGGTGGAAGGCGACCGCTGGCTGATCACCATCGGCTCCCGGCACGGTGAGGTGCCGCCGAGTGACCCGACCGAGTTCGAGACCTTCGCTCGGGAGCTTCCATCGCCCACCATCGCCGACGTGCTGACCAAGGCCGAAGCGCTCAGCCCGGTGCTGACCCACCGAATCGCCACCGATCAGCGCCGGCAGGTGGAACGGCTGCGCCGTGCCCCGGCCGGATTCCTCGTCCTGGGCGACGCGATCTGCAGCCTCAACCCGATCCACGCGCAAGGCATGACGTCCGCCGCGCTGCAGGCCCTGGCGTTGGACCGGGCGCTGCGGCGGTACGGGCCGACCTCGCCACGGCTGCCCGGTGCCTTCTATCGTCGGGCCGGCCGGGCGGTCGACGTACTGTGGCGCACCGCCGTCGGAGCCGACTTCGCCGACCCCCGGACCACCGGCCGTCGGCCGGTCGGAACCGGCCTGGTCAACCGGTACCGGAACCTGGTGTCACGGGCCTGCCACACGTCGCCGGTGGTGGCCCGGCAGGCGCTGCTGGTGCAGCATCTGCTGGCCCGGCCGGTGTCGTTGGCGACTCCGGCGATGATGCTGCGGGTGCTGCTGGCCACCCGACGTCGGCCGGGCCACCCGACGTCGGCCGGGCCGGTCGCAGGAGAGCACACCCTCCGGCGACCGGCCCGGTCGCGGGTCGATCGGTAG